The following are encoded in a window of Sandaracinaceae bacterium genomic DNA:
- a CDS encoding DUF459 domain-containing protein translates to MLLGSSSVGGHLGHTLVRELETRGVSVVLRRRSSSGLARPDFYDWPRSVRRGPALGGHLGVMVLLGGNDTQPVRLMRGQRRVGAVRWDHDAAWRETYAGLVQGFGRELCERGARRIVWLLPPNPGRGSWGEKLARVRTVQREAASTIRCAGDAAAVVIDADAPAAPFSARESSDGIHLNRAGARRYWEQVGAAITHALGVTAGSARGDVGEEL, encoded by the coding sequence TTGCTCCTGGGTTCGTCCTCGGTGGGCGGTCACCTCGGCCACACGCTGGTGCGCGAGCTCGAGACTCGGGGCGTTTCGGTGGTCCTACGTCGGCGGTCCTCGAGCGGGCTCGCCCGTCCCGACTTCTACGACTGGCCTCGGAGCGTGCGGCGGGGCCCGGCCCTCGGGGGGCACCTGGGTGTGATGGTGCTCCTGGGCGGGAACGACACGCAGCCGGTGCGCTTGATGCGCGGCCAGCGTCGCGTCGGGGCGGTGCGCTGGGACCACGACGCCGCATGGCGCGAGACCTATGCGGGCCTGGTGCAGGGGTTTGGGCGGGAGCTCTGCGAGCGCGGGGCGCGACGCATCGTGTGGCTGCTCCCTCCCAACCCCGGCCGAGGCAGCTGGGGTGAGAAGCTCGCGCGCGTGAGGACGGTCCAGCGCGAGGCGGCCAGCACCATCCGCTGTGCGGGGGATGCCGCGGCGGTCGTCATCGACGCGGACGCCCCTGCGGCGCCGTTCAGCGCGCGGGAGAGCAGCGACGGCATCCACCTCAACCGCGCGGGGGCGCGGCGCTACTGGGAGCAGGTGGGCGCGGCAATCACGCACGCGCTCGGGGTCACGGCGGGCAGCGCACGGGGAGACGTCGGTGAAGAGCTCTAG